One Gossypium raimondii isolate GPD5lz chromosome 3, ASM2569854v1, whole genome shotgun sequence genomic window carries:
- the LOC105797033 gene encoding G-box-binding factor 4 isoform X1: MASSTSNSRNSDLSRRSTTSSSTKPLLLTDQKTNDDNENRLSSTMTVDGILRNVYSVATSTETTLVDASITLIDAPIPNSVSDNPEVPQVQTVADCNNNVAKSVDEVWREIVSGERKEITMKEEVPDEMMTLEDFLAKAGAVEEAAAVASAEVKLHPDRLSGGVYTFDPVGGGAFQILDKMEGSIVGLGNGMEVIGSGGGGGRGKRGRGVLMEPLDKAAQQRQRRMIKNRESAARSRERKQAYQVELESLAVKLEEENEWLLKEKAERTKERFKQLMEKVVPVVEQRRPPRMLRRVRSLQW; the protein is encoded by the exons ATGGCGTCGTCGACTTCAAATTCGCGAAATTCGGATCTATCCCGACGCTCTACTACTTCTTCCTCTACAAAACCCCTACTTTTAACCGATCAAAAAACCAACGACGATAACGAAAACAGATTGAGCTCTACAATGACGGTCGATGGCATCCTCCGAAACGTTTACTCGGTCGCTACGTCGACGGAGACCACTCTGGTTGACGCTTCCATAACTTTGATCGACGCTCCGATTCCGAATTCGGTCTCTGATAATCCCGAAGTTCCTCAGGTTCAAACCGTCGCGGATTGTAATAACAATGTGGCGAAAAGTGTAGACGAGGTTTGGAGGGAAATTGTATCCGGCGAGAGGAAAGAGATCACGATGAAGGAGGAGGTGCCCGACGAGATGATGACTTTGGAGGATTTCTTGGCGAAGGCCGGTGCAGTGGAGGAAGCGGCGGCCGTTGCGTCGGCGGAGGTTAAGTTGCATCCGGATAGATTGAGTGGTGGAGTCTACACGTTTGATCCGGTGGGAGGGGGTGCATTTCAAATTCTGGATAAGATGGAGGGGTCAATTGTTGGGCTGGGGAACGGGATGGAAGTTATTGGAAGTGGAGGGGGTGGAGGGAGAGGGAAGAGAGGAAGAGGGGTTTTGATGGAGCCGTTGGACAAGGCTGCCCAGCAGCGCCAGAGAAGGATGATTAAGAACAGGGAATCTGCTGCCCGGTCTCGGGAAAGGAAGCAG GCATACCAAGTTGAATTGGAATCCTTAGCTGTGAAGCTGGAAGAGGAGAATGAATGGCTGTTGAAAGAAAAG GCTGAGAGAACTAAGGAACGATTTAAGCAG CTTATGGAGAAGGTGGTTCCAGTTGTCGAGCAGCGAAGACCACCGCGTATGCTACGTAGAGTTCGATCTTTGCAGTGGTAG
- the LOC105797033 gene encoding G-box-binding factor 4 isoform X2 — protein sequence MASSTSNSRNSDLSRRSTTSSSTKPLLLTDQKTNDDNENRLSSTMTVDGILRNVYSVATSTETTLVDASITLIDAPIPNSVSDNPEVPQVQTVADCNNNVAKSVDEVWREIVSGERKEITMKEEVPDEMMTLEDFLAKAGAVEEAAAVASAEVKLHPDRLSGGVYTFDPVGGGAFQILDKMEGSIVGLGNGMEVIGSGGGGGRGKRGRGVLMEPLDKAAQQRQRRMIKNRESAARSRERKQAYQVELESLAVKLEEENEWLLKEKLMEKVVPVVEQRRPPRMLRRVRSLQW from the exons ATGGCGTCGTCGACTTCAAATTCGCGAAATTCGGATCTATCCCGACGCTCTACTACTTCTTCCTCTACAAAACCCCTACTTTTAACCGATCAAAAAACCAACGACGATAACGAAAACAGATTGAGCTCTACAATGACGGTCGATGGCATCCTCCGAAACGTTTACTCGGTCGCTACGTCGACGGAGACCACTCTGGTTGACGCTTCCATAACTTTGATCGACGCTCCGATTCCGAATTCGGTCTCTGATAATCCCGAAGTTCCTCAGGTTCAAACCGTCGCGGATTGTAATAACAATGTGGCGAAAAGTGTAGACGAGGTTTGGAGGGAAATTGTATCCGGCGAGAGGAAAGAGATCACGATGAAGGAGGAGGTGCCCGACGAGATGATGACTTTGGAGGATTTCTTGGCGAAGGCCGGTGCAGTGGAGGAAGCGGCGGCCGTTGCGTCGGCGGAGGTTAAGTTGCATCCGGATAGATTGAGTGGTGGAGTCTACACGTTTGATCCGGTGGGAGGGGGTGCATTTCAAATTCTGGATAAGATGGAGGGGTCAATTGTTGGGCTGGGGAACGGGATGGAAGTTATTGGAAGTGGAGGGGGTGGAGGGAGAGGGAAGAGAGGAAGAGGGGTTTTGATGGAGCCGTTGGACAAGGCTGCCCAGCAGCGCCAGAGAAGGATGATTAAGAACAGGGAATCTGCTGCCCGGTCTCGGGAAAGGAAGCAG GCATACCAAGTTGAATTGGAATCCTTAGCTGTGAAGCTGGAAGAGGAGAATGAATGGCTGTTGAAAGAAAAG CTTATGGAGAAGGTGGTTCCAGTTGTCGAGCAGCGAAGACCACCGCGTATGCTACGTAGAGTTCGATCTTTGCAGTGGTAG
- the LOC105797034 gene encoding early nodulin-like protein 3 isoform X2 — translation MERIFFSILIFLFQFFLPSLSATIMVGGVSHWENPTVHVGDSVIFKHKYQYELYIFQNKNAFILCNFTQASLLTNPNSSSYEWHPSRTGFFYFAFNNGTLKTCRGSQKLSIKVTPAENERTPSPELPPAAAPAPTSGGTVVSSSSPTYPWPFRPRQAVSPSPSASSPVAVPTLVPDKGGEGIPFINSNPAVPLPTGEVDSATIRPLPTSDHGGKAVVGILTAPMALFSMAFLAL, via the exons ATGGAGAGAATCTTCTTCTCCATCTTAATCTTCCTCTTCCAATTCTTCTTGCCTTCACTGTCTGCAACAATCATGGTGGGTGGCGTTTCACACTGGGAAAACCCTACTGTTCATGTTGGAGACTCAGTAA TTTTCAAGCATAAGTATCAGTACGAGCTCTacattttccaaaacaaaaatgCCTTCATTCTCTGCAATTTCACTCAAGCTTCCCTTCTTACCAACCCCAACTCCTCCTCCTATGAG TGGCACCCTTCTCGCACTGGTTTCTTCTACTTTGCTTTCAACAATGGCACTCTCAAAACATGCCGAGGCTCTCAAAAGCTCTCCATAAAAGTCACTCCGGCAGAAAATGAGAGAACCCCATCACCGGAATTGCCTCCAGCAGCGGCTCCGGCACCAACTTCCGGTGGAACAGTGGTGTCATCTTCATCTCCAACATATCCATGGCCATTTCGGCCTCGCCAGGCGGTTTCACCGTCACCAAGTGCCAGCTCACCGGTTGCAGTACCAACACTGGTGCCGGATAAAGGTGGAGAGGGCATCCCTTTTATCAACAGTAACCCTGCAGTTCCATTGCCGACTGGTGAAGTTGATTCTGCCACTATTCGACCTTTGCCAACCTCTGATCATGGCGGAAAG GCAGTGGTGGGGATCCTAACAGCTCCAATGGCTCTATTTTCCATGGCTTTCCTAGCTTTgtaa
- the LOC105797034 gene encoding early nodulin-like protein 3 isoform X3, giving the protein MERIFFSILIFLFQFFLPSLSATIMVGGVSHWENPTVHVGDSVIFKHKYQYELYIFQNKNAFILCNFTQASLLTNPNSSSYEWHPSRTGFFYFAFNNGTLKTCRGSQKLSIKVTPAENERTPSPELPPAAAPAPTSGGTVVSSSSPTYPWPFRPRQAVSPSPSASSPVAVPTLVPDKGGEGIPFINSNPAVPLPTGEVDSATIRPLPTSDHGGKLHCRQWWGS; this is encoded by the exons ATGGAGAGAATCTTCTTCTCCATCTTAATCTTCCTCTTCCAATTCTTCTTGCCTTCACTGTCTGCAACAATCATGGTGGGTGGCGTTTCACACTGGGAAAACCCTACTGTTCATGTTGGAGACTCAGTAA TTTTCAAGCATAAGTATCAGTACGAGCTCTacattttccaaaacaaaaatgCCTTCATTCTCTGCAATTTCACTCAAGCTTCCCTTCTTACCAACCCCAACTCCTCCTCCTATGAG TGGCACCCTTCTCGCACTGGTTTCTTCTACTTTGCTTTCAACAATGGCACTCTCAAAACATGCCGAGGCTCTCAAAAGCTCTCCATAAAAGTCACTCCGGCAGAAAATGAGAGAACCCCATCACCGGAATTGCCTCCAGCAGCGGCTCCGGCACCAACTTCCGGTGGAACAGTGGTGTCATCTTCATCTCCAACATATCCATGGCCATTTCGGCCTCGCCAGGCGGTTTCACCGTCACCAAGTGCCAGCTCACCGGTTGCAGTACCAACACTGGTGCCGGATAAAGGTGGAGAGGGCATCCCTTTTATCAACAGTAACCCTGCAGTTCCATTGCCGACTGGTGAAGTTGATTCTGCCACTATTCGACCTTTGCCAACCTCTGATCATGGCGGAAAG TTGCATTGCAGGCAGTGGTGGGGATCCTAA
- the LOC105797034 gene encoding early nodulin-like protein 3 isoform X1, whose translation MERIFFSILIFLFQFFLPSLSATIMVGGVSHWENPTVHVGDSVIFKHKYQYELYIFQNKNAFILCNFTQASLLTNPNSSSYEWHPSRTGFFYFAFNNGTLKTCRGSQKLSIKVTPAENERTPSPELPPAAAPAPTSGGTVVSSSSPTYPWPFRPRQAVSPSPSASSPVAVPTLVPDKGGEGIPFINSNPAVPLPTGEVDSATIRPLPTSDHGGKLIGVVALQAVVGILTAPMALFSMAFLAL comes from the exons ATGGAGAGAATCTTCTTCTCCATCTTAATCTTCCTCTTCCAATTCTTCTTGCCTTCACTGTCTGCAACAATCATGGTGGGTGGCGTTTCACACTGGGAAAACCCTACTGTTCATGTTGGAGACTCAGTAA TTTTCAAGCATAAGTATCAGTACGAGCTCTacattttccaaaacaaaaatgCCTTCATTCTCTGCAATTTCACTCAAGCTTCCCTTCTTACCAACCCCAACTCCTCCTCCTATGAG TGGCACCCTTCTCGCACTGGTTTCTTCTACTTTGCTTTCAACAATGGCACTCTCAAAACATGCCGAGGCTCTCAAAAGCTCTCCATAAAAGTCACTCCGGCAGAAAATGAGAGAACCCCATCACCGGAATTGCCTCCAGCAGCGGCTCCGGCACCAACTTCCGGTGGAACAGTGGTGTCATCTTCATCTCCAACATATCCATGGCCATTTCGGCCTCGCCAGGCGGTTTCACCGTCACCAAGTGCCAGCTCACCGGTTGCAGTACCAACACTGGTGCCGGATAAAGGTGGAGAGGGCATCCCTTTTATCAACAGTAACCCTGCAGTTCCATTGCCGACTGGTGAAGTTGATTCTGCCACTATTCGACCTTTGCCAACCTCTGATCATGGCGGAAAG TTGATAGGAGTAGTTGCATTGCAGGCAGTGGTGGGGATCCTAACAGCTCCAATGGCTCTATTTTCCATGGCTTTCCTAGCTTTgtaa
- the LOC105797034 gene encoding early nodulin-like protein 3 isoform X4, whose translation MERIFFSILIFLFQFFLPSLSATIMVGGVSHWENPTVHVGDSVIFKHKYQYELYIFQNKNAFILCNFTQASLLTNPNSSSYEWHPSRTGFFYFAFNNGTLKTCRGSQKLSIKVTPAENERTPSPELPPAAAPAPTSGGTVVSSSSPTYPWPFRPRQAVSPSPSASSPVAVPTLVPDKGGEGIPFINSNPAVPLPTGEVDSATIRPLPTSDHGGKE comes from the exons ATGGAGAGAATCTTCTTCTCCATCTTAATCTTCCTCTTCCAATTCTTCTTGCCTTCACTGTCTGCAACAATCATGGTGGGTGGCGTTTCACACTGGGAAAACCCTACTGTTCATGTTGGAGACTCAGTAA TTTTCAAGCATAAGTATCAGTACGAGCTCTacattttccaaaacaaaaatgCCTTCATTCTCTGCAATTTCACTCAAGCTTCCCTTCTTACCAACCCCAACTCCTCCTCCTATGAG TGGCACCCTTCTCGCACTGGTTTCTTCTACTTTGCTTTCAACAATGGCACTCTCAAAACATGCCGAGGCTCTCAAAAGCTCTCCATAAAAGTCACTCCGGCAGAAAATGAGAGAACCCCATCACCGGAATTGCCTCCAGCAGCGGCTCCGGCACCAACTTCCGGTGGAACAGTGGTGTCATCTTCATCTCCAACATATCCATGGCCATTTCGGCCTCGCCAGGCGGTTTCACCGTCACCAAGTGCCAGCTCACCGGTTGCAGTACCAACACTGGTGCCGGATAAAGGTGGAGAGGGCATCCCTTTTATCAACAGTAACCCTGCAGTTCCATTGCCGACTGGTGAAGTTGATTCTGCCACTATTCGACCTTTGCCAACCTCTGATCATGGCGGAAAG GAGTAG